The following is a genomic window from Methylomarinum vadi.
CGGCATTTATTTGGTGCAGGCCTTAAAAGTGCGCAATGTCAAAACCAAGCTTTATAGAGCGACGGTCGCGATCGCTCTGTTACTCGGCGCCTATTATCTGCAAACGCTTACCGCCAAGGTTATGCCGGTTTTTATCCAACTGATGCTGATGTATTTCTTCGGCCGCACTTTGCTCAAGGACAAGGGGCCTTCCTTCATCGAAAGTTTCGTGCGCTTGGAGTTTCCCGAGTTTCCGCCCGGCGTCAGCGAATATTGCCGCCAGCTCACCATTTTGTGGACCGGTTTCTTCGCCTTCAATGCGGCGATGTGCATAGGGCTTGCGGTCTGGGGCACGGATTTCTGGTGGACTTTGTTCAATGGTGTGGTGATTTACTTACTGATTGGTTTGTTGATGATCGGAGAATATATTTATCGCCATTTCCGCTTTCCCGAGCTATGGATTCCCGATCCCGGCTCGACGATCAGAACGATGATCGTTAATGGCCGAAAAATCTGGCTCGATGTGCAGGGGCGCTGAATGAAATTGAACCGTTTTTCCATCTTAGCTTTATTATTTGCAACAATATTCGTAAACGGCGTTCGGGCCGATGATTCGTTATCGGCTTTGATGCAGAGAATGCGATCCGAACAGGCGGTCAGAATCGCTTATCAGGAGACCCGCACGCTGGCGCTTATGGATCAGCCCTGGCGGGGCAGTGGATATATGTATTCGCTGCCGCCCGATACGATGCTCAAAGAGCAGTTGCAGCCGGAACGGTTGTTGATGGCCATCGTCGGGGGCGACATGTATTATTACGATCCCGGTAACGATGTCCGGCATCAGGCGGCGCTGGACGAAGACAATCCGATGAGCTTGAATATCGCCGTGTTCAAGGCGCTAATGATGGCCGATCGTAAGTTGTTGGAAAGGATGTACGCGGTCGATTTTTCCGTGCAGCCGGAACAGTGGGTGTTGCGGCTGACCGCCAAGCATGAGCCCGATTCCGGTTTCGGCATAGAAATCTCGGGATTGCCGCAACAACAGCCCAAACGGATCGTGGTGGAACAGGCCGACGGCGACAGCAGCGTATTCGACTTGCGTAAGGACGCCGAAGGCGGCGAGGTGGCGGCCGATGCGGAACGGCTGTTACAGGAATTGCTCGATTCCGAACAATAACAATCAATGATCAATCAACCCCGCGGCGTAACGACTCAGCCGGTCGGAACGAGGCCGGCATGCGGCATCATAATAAAAAATGCGAACTTTAATCCCACGACTATTCAATTTGCCCGGACTGACTCGGCGGCATCTGTTGTTTTATTTGCTGCCGCCGCTATTGGCCGTCATTGCCTATATGGCGACGACGGTCAAAACCGATATTTCCGCCTTCATTCTCGCCGGCGATAATGCCGAGGAAATTCTGTTGGCCAGCGAAATGCAGTCCGGGGTATTGTCGCGGCGTTATTTGTTGTCGGTCGGCGCCAAGCAGCCAGGAGGCGTGCCGCAACAATTCGTCCGGCAATTGCGTGCCCGGTTGCAAGGCATCGACGGCGTGGCCGATGTCTGGTCGCCCAGCCAACAGCGCGACGTGGTGCAGGAATTGCTCAGCCTGTATAGCAAACATGCCGGCTCTCTTTATAGTCTCGAGCCCGAGAACGATTTAGCGAAGCTGTTCACCCCGCAAGGCCTGCAGGATCGGGCCGCATTGTTGAAGCAGGCGCTGTTGTCGCCGCAAGCGAGCATGGTCAAGACGATTGTCCGGCACGACCCTCTGTTATTGACGCTGGACGCCTTTAAGGAACAGGTCGGGACCTTGCAGCAGGCTGCCGACCCACAGGCGCAATATCAGAACCTGGTTCTGGAAACGACGATGTCGGGGCTGGAAGTGCCCGAGCAAAGCCGTATCCAGCAAGCGATCCAGGCAGAATTTGATGGGCTGGTACAAAATGAGGGGCAGCGTTTTCAGTTGGAAATGACCGGGGTGCCGATCTTCGCGGTCGCGACGCAGAACTTGATCAAAGGCGATATAGAAAAGGTCAGTGCGTTGTCCTCGATCGCGTTAATTGTGTTGTTTTTTCTGATTTTCCGTTCTTTCAACGCGTTGTTCCAGGTTTTTAGCCTGTTGCTGATCGTGATATTGAGTGCGATATTGGCCACACAAGCGACTTTTGGATATGTTCACGGCATGACCATCGCGTTAGGTTCGACCCTGGTCGGCATTTGTATCGATTACCCGATCCATGCCGTCGTCCACGCGCATACTGTGACTGCGGCGGAACGTTATGCCGTAGTCGCCCGGATCTGGCCCAGCATGGTGCTCGGCGGCTTGACCACCCTGATAGGTTATGTTGCGTTGGGTTCCTCCGGCTATCCTGGGTTCCAACAGATCGCCGTTTACGCCGCCACCGGTATCCTGCTGGCGCTGTTGCTGACCCGCTTTGTTTTGCCCGGTTTGGTCAAGACTCGGGAACAGCGACAATTGAACATCCCTTGCGTTGGACCTTGGGCCCGCTTTTGCCGGCGGCATCGGTTGGGCCTTTCGCTATTGTTGTTGGCGGGCTTGGGAGTGGCGCTATGGGGCGTGCAGTCGTTGCGTTGGTTGGAAGACATGCAGCAACTGACCCCGGAACTGAATTATCTGAAGGAAAACGATAAACGCATTCGCGCCCGCATGGTCAGCGTCGAGCCGGGACGTTTCATCATGGTGACCGGCGCCGATAATGAAACCGCCTTGCGTAAAACCGAGCAGGTTTATCGAACGTTGCAAGAGCTCAAACGGCAGGGCGGTTTGAGCGAATATTTCGGTTTGTATCCATGGCTCCTGTCCGTCGGCCAGCAGCTGCAAAACCGGCAATTGTTACAGCAATATTTGACCGAAGATAATTTGGCATTGTGGCGAGAAGCGCTGCGGCAACAGGGATTATCAGTGAAACTGCTGGGGCGCTTCGATTATCCGCAAACAGAGCCGTTAAAGCCGGAACAAGTTTTTGCGACACCAGCGAAACGTTTGTTGGACAGCCGCGTGATCGAGTCCGAAGGAAAAACGGTTGTCATGATCTGGATTGCCGATCACGATTACGACCTGGTCAAGGCGACCTTCGCCGGCTGGAGCGGCGTGCAGTATTTCAGCTATCGTGAGTTGCTAAACGGCATGCTCCAGGACTATACCGAAAAGGCGGAAATGTTGTTGCTGGCGGGATTGGCGTTGATCGTGGCGTTACTGATCGTGCGTTACCGGAGCGTGTTCAAGGCCTTGCAAACGCTAATGCCGGCGGTCATGGCGGCATTTTTCATCTTCGGCATCTGGGGCTTGAGCGGCGCGTTGATCAGTTTCCTGCATTTGGTCGGTTTTCTGTTGGCCGTGGCGATTTGTGTCGATTACGGGATTTTCTATCAGGAAAACCGCGGCGGCGATATCGCGTTGACCTATCAAGCCATGGCGGCCTCGATGTTGACCAGCGTGCTGGCTTTTGGTTGTCTGATTACGGCGGATAGCACTTCGTTGCGAACCCTTTCGGGCGTGGTCGCCTTCGGCGTGTTGCTGGGCTTCTTATTATGTCCGATCATTATTCGCCACACCCCTGAAAAATAATGCCGCTTTCAACAACGCCCATGGCCCATAAAGCCAATTCGGATTCAATTGCTAAGGTGGCGGTGATCGGCGGCGGGCCGGCCGGCTTGATGGCCGCGGAAGTATTGAGCCGTGCCGGCGTGCGGGTCGACCTGTATGAGGCGATGCCGTCGGTTGGGCGTAAATTCTTGATGGCGGGCAAGGGCGGCATGAATATTTCCCATTCCGAATCGTTCGAGCGTTTCGTCAACCGATATCGTGCCCGCCGGCAACATATCGAACCGCTGCTAAAAGTGTTCGGCCCTGAGAAGTTGCGGGTATGGGTGCATGGCTTGGGAATCGATACCTTTGTCGGCACCTCCGGGCGGGTGTTTCCAACCGACATGAAGGCGGCGCCGTTGCTTAGAGTTTGGCTGCACCGTTTGCGCGAGTCCGGCGTGCGAATCCATGTCCGCCATCGATGGCTGGGTTGGCACGAGGACGGTAAGCGGCTGCGCTTTGCCACGGCGAATGGCGAGACCGTCGTCTCCGCTTCGGTCGTGGTGATGGCTTTGGGAGGCGGGAGTTGGGCCAAATTGGGCTCGAACGGGGCTTGGGTGCCGCAGCTGAGGCGGCAGGGCATCGCGGTTGAGGAACTTGAACCTTGCAACTGTGGTTTCGAGGCGGCCTGGAGCGATCATTTTCGATCCACGCATGCCGGCCGGCCGCTGAAAAACGTGGCGATTGCCTTTACCGATTCGCGGGGGCGTTCTTTTCGCCAACGCGGAGAATTTATCCTCACCGTACACGGCGTGGAAGGGAGTCTGATTTATGCCTTGTCGGGGCCGCTACGCGATGAGATTGCGGTAACTGGCCATGCCGACATCGTCATCGATCTGGCGCCGGACCAGACTCTGTCGTCCCTGATTAACAAGTTGTCCCGGCCGCACGGCAAAAATTCGCTGTCCAATTTTTTACGTAAACGGGTCGGGCTTAAGGGCGTCAAAGCGGCTTTGTTCCGGGAATTGGCGGGTAAGGACTGCTTGGCAGCCCCTGATTCCTTGGCGATCTCGATCAAATCCTTGCCGATGCGCTTGATTGCGACTAGGCCACTGGATGAGGCGATCAGCAGTGCCGGCGGCGTAGCGTTCAAGGAATTGAACGAGCATCTGATGTTGCGTTCGCTGCCGGGCGTGTTTTGCGTCGGCGAAATGCTCGATTGGGAGGCGCCTACCGGCGGTTATTTGTTGACCGCCTGCTTTGCCAGCGGCTTTGTGGCCGGGCGTGGGGCATTGCGCTGGCTCAAGAGCAGGGGCTGGACGTTGGAAAAGCGCGTGGATGGTGGATAAAGATTAAAATATGTCCGGCGATCACTTTGAGGGTGGTCGACACTTCGCGACCACCTAACGTCTGGCTTGCTGTTGAAGAGTTTATTTTAGTTTGTCTGGGTATAAACGCGGTTTATTTCGGTCTGATCGATTCGTAAAGCTTGAGCGCTTTGTTCATTTCTTCGGTCGCGCCTTGTTTGTCCCCTTGTTTCACTTTGATTTGCGCCTGAATGATGGTTGCGGTGGCCTTATTGATGATTTTAGGGTCGCCCGTA
Proteins encoded in this region:
- a CDS encoding COG4648 family protein, producing the protein MLAVVKSVLVTCLFLVYPYLVYRGIESGMAWLAPAVFSGIYLVQALKVRNVKTKLYRATVAIALLLGAYYLQTLTAKVMPVFIQLMLMYFFGRTLLKDKGPSFIESFVRLEFPEFPPGVSEYCRQLTILWTGFFAFNAAMCIGLAVWGTDFWWTLFNGVVIYLLIGLLMIGEYIYRHFRFPELWIPDPGSTIRTMIVNGRKIWLDVQGR
- a CDS encoding TIGR03862 family flavoprotein: MPLSTTPMAHKANSDSIAKVAVIGGGPAGLMAAEVLSRAGVRVDLYEAMPSVGRKFLMAGKGGMNISHSESFERFVNRYRARRQHIEPLLKVFGPEKLRVWVHGLGIDTFVGTSGRVFPTDMKAAPLLRVWLHRLRESGVRIHVRHRWLGWHEDGKRLRFATANGETVVSASVVVMALGGGSWAKLGSNGAWVPQLRRQGIAVEELEPCNCGFEAAWSDHFRSTHAGRPLKNVAIAFTDSRGRSFRQRGEFILTVHGVEGSLIYALSGPLRDEIAVTGHADIVIDLAPDQTLSSLINKLSRPHGKNSLSNFLRKRVGLKGVKAALFRELAGKDCLAAPDSLAISIKSLPMRLIATRPLDEAISSAGGVAFKELNEHLMLRSLPGVFCVGEMLDWEAPTGGYLLTACFASGFVAGRGALRWLKSRGWTLEKRVDGG
- a CDS encoding LolA family protein, with product MKLNRFSILALLFATIFVNGVRADDSLSALMQRMRSEQAVRIAYQETRTLALMDQPWRGSGYMYSLPPDTMLKEQLQPERLLMAIVGGDMYYYDPGNDVRHQAALDEDNPMSLNIAVFKALMMADRKLLERMYAVDFSVQPEQWVLRLTAKHEPDSGFGIEISGLPQQQPKRIVVEQADGDSSVFDLRKDAEGGEVAADAERLLQELLDSEQ
- a CDS encoding MMPL family transporter, whose product is MRTLIPRLFNLPGLTRRHLLFYLLPPLLAVIAYMATTVKTDISAFILAGDNAEEILLASEMQSGVLSRRYLLSVGAKQPGGVPQQFVRQLRARLQGIDGVADVWSPSQQRDVVQELLSLYSKHAGSLYSLEPENDLAKLFTPQGLQDRAALLKQALLSPQASMVKTIVRHDPLLLTLDAFKEQVGTLQQAADPQAQYQNLVLETTMSGLEVPEQSRIQQAIQAEFDGLVQNEGQRFQLEMTGVPIFAVATQNLIKGDIEKVSALSSIALIVLFFLIFRSFNALFQVFSLLLIVILSAILATQATFGYVHGMTIALGSTLVGICIDYPIHAVVHAHTVTAAERYAVVARIWPSMVLGGLTTLIGYVALGSSGYPGFQQIAVYAATGILLALLLTRFVLPGLVKTREQRQLNIPCVGPWARFCRRHRLGLSLLLLAGLGVALWGVQSLRWLEDMQQLTPELNYLKENDKRIRARMVSVEPGRFIMVTGADNETALRKTEQVYRTLQELKRQGGLSEYFGLYPWLLSVGQQLQNRQLLQQYLTEDNLALWREALRQQGLSVKLLGRFDYPQTEPLKPEQVFATPAKRLLDSRVIESEGKTVVMIWIADHDYDLVKATFAGWSGVQYFSYRELLNGMLQDYTEKAEMLLLAGLALIVALLIVRYRSVFKALQTLMPAVMAAFFIFGIWGLSGALISFLHLVGFLLAVAICVDYGIFYQENRGGDIALTYQAMAASMLTSVLAFGCLITADSTSLRTLSGVVAFGVLLGFLLCPIIIRHTPEK